The following are encoded together in the Penicillium digitatum chromosome 3, complete sequence genome:
- a CDS encoding ATP-dependent RNA helicase SUB2 — protein sequence MSHEEDLIDYSDEELQTTTAPTTTAAPATTNGDADKQGDLTVTGGRPDKKGSYVGIHSTGFRDFLLKGELLRAITDCGFEHPSEVQQVCIPTSILNVDVLCQAKSGLGKTAVFVLTTLHQLEPVPGECQILVMCHTRELAYQIKNEYARFSKYLPDVKTAVFYGGTPIQKDVEILSNKETHPNIVVATPGRLNALVRDKKLSLRNVKAFVLDECDKMLDQIDMRRDVQEIFRATPADKQVMMFSATLSQEIRPICKKFMRNPLEVYVDDDTKLTLHGLQQYYIKLDEKEKNRKLNELLDNLEFNQVIIFVKSTQRANELDKLLRECNFPSIAVHSGVSQEERIKRYKEFKEFNKRICVATDVFGRGIDIERINLAINYDLPADADSYLHRVGRAGRFGTKGLSISFVSNEDDEKVLKEIEKRFEVALPEYPEAGVDSTTYMA from the exons ATGTCTCACGAGGAAGATCTTATCGACTACTCTGATGAGGAGCTTCAGACCACCACAGCACCTACCACCACTGCTGCGCCTGCCACCACCAATGGCGATGCCGACAAGCAAGGTGACTTGACTGTAACCGGTGGCCGCCCCGACAAGAAGGGCAGCTACGTCGGTATCCACTCGACCGGTTTCCGCGACTTCCTGCTGAAGGGTGAACTTCTGCGCGCCATCACCGACTGCGGCTTCGAACATCCATCGGAGG TCCAACAAGTTTGCATCCCGACTTCTATTTTGAACGTCGATGTTCTTTGCCAAGCCAAGTCCGGTCTTGGTAAGACCGCGGTCTTTGTTCTCACCACCCTTCACCAATTGGAGCCCGTTCCTGGCGAGTGCCAGATCCTGGTTATGTGCCACACCCGTGAGCTAGCTTATCAGATCAAGAACGAGTACGCCCGTTTCTCGAAGTATTTGCCCGACGTTAAGACTGCGGTTTTCTACGGTGGTACCCCAATCCAGAAGGACGTCGAGATCCTGTCCAACAAAGAAACCCACCCCAACATTGTGGTCGCCACTCCCGGTCGTCTGAACGCGCTGGTCCGCGACAAGAAATTGTCCTTGCGCAACGTGAAGGCTTTTGTTCTCGATGAGTGTGACAAGATGCTTGACCAGATCG ATATGCGCCGTGATGTCCAGGAAATCTTCCGTGCCACTCCCGCTGACAAGCAGGTCATGATGTTCAGTGCCACCCTCTCTCAGGAGATTCGTCCCATCTGCAAGAAGTTCATGCGCAACCCGCTGGAGGTCTATGTCGATGACGACACCAAGCTCACTCTTCACGGCTTGCAACAGTACTACATCAAGCTCGacgagaaggagaagaaccGTAAGCTGAATGAGCTTTTGGACAACCTTGAGTTCAACCAagtcatcatcttcgtcaaGAGCACTCAGCGTGCCAACGAGCTGGACAAGCTGTTGCGAGAGTGCAACTTCCCTAGTATCGCAGTTCACTCTGGTGTCAGCCAGGAGGAGCG TATCAAGCGCTACAAggagttcaaagagttcaaCAAGCGCATCTGTGTTGCCACTGATGTCTTTGGCCGTGGTATTGATATCGAGCGCATTAACCTCGCAATCAACTATGATCTTCCCGCCGACGCCGACTCTTACCTTCACCGCGTTGGTCGTGCCGGTCGTTTCGGTACCAAGGGTCTTTCTATCTCCTTCGTCAGcaacgaggatgatgagaaggtCCTTAAGGAGATTGAGAAGCGCTTTGAGGTTGCCCTTCC TGAGTACCCCGAGGCTGGTGTTGACTCTACCACCTACATGGCCTAG
- a CDS encoding 2-dehydropantoate 2-reductase, putative, translated as MAPPPRLRILSVGGNAISAFLSWRLQATASCDVTLVWKSGYDSVSQYGVSFKSKAFGNERFKPRHVVRAPEEASSREHVYDYVILCVKALPDVYDLASVIESVVTPQHTCILLNTTNTLGIEAHLEQRYPTNVILSLVSNVEISQTGPSEFEHLSSSEIYVGATNKSSAIPTSVQSDMAAALAVTLNSGQVNCKVSDNIRQEQFDRMIGPVAFHPASVVFDTPNHTQLLEKTGVRPLVMGILDEMMEIASAQGCSFPSDFRDKTVQKMIALDSPTTMYSDFQGRRPMEVETFLGSPIKLASESNVRVPRIETMYAMLHHVNIANQKPRQESPPASVTGQPPPRMSSAPPQQRPMMNGGPQSLRGSRTPSGVGMPPQQRRGPPPGMMPRGPGGSMPPANRVQRDPSLEGLEEFSHLVLYDEQGEPSVPQQNGNGHPEPAPGPVSELTLRERELALRQRELQLREQEMNMRRPPPGPGRRGPPPSRPATAFDEEDEDYFDPMDSMGIPHIDPDSVDMMSMTSRRGRKGLSHSQIRKNPEFGVNTGGSRPSSAFNRYFGRKRTSDRVMQEIPGLHDSLMDSPMMSYSSNRYGAVDRNQMHVESRANSLTASHKGDYPPRPFSQNRRNSQTPVPPFGGPPGPQGPPGTGGPRMSRPGGPHNAQPSPPGNMRTPAPRYPPGQGNAAGPQQVDQHYGRGEW; from the exons ATGGCTCCTCCTCCACGTCTGCGCATTCTGTCCG TTGGTGGTAATGCGATCTCTGCCTTTCTCTCATGGCGACTTCAGGCGACAGCCTCCTGTGATGTTACGCTAGTCTGGAAATCCGGATATGACTCCGTGTCTCAATACGGTGTCTCGTTTAA ATCAAAAGCATTCGGCAATGAACGTTTCAAACCCCGACATG TTGTTCGTGCTCCCGAAGAAGCTTCATCCCGTGAACATGTCTACGACTATGTCATCCTCTGCGTGAAAGCGCTGCCGGATGTCTACGACCTTGCCTCCGTGATCGAATCCGTCGTCACCCCCCAGCACACCTGTATTCTGCTGAATACTACAAATACTCTCGGCATCGAAGCCCATCTTGAACAAAGATACCCTACCAACGTCATTCTTTCGCTTGTTTCCAATGTGGAAATCTCCCAAACGGGGCCGAGCGAGTTCGAACATCTGAGCTCAAGCGAGATTTACGTGGGCGCAACCAACAAATCTTCCGCCATTCCGACATCAGTCCAGAGCGACATGGCAGCCGCATTGGCGGTGACTTTGAACTCTGGTCAGGTCAACTGCAAGGTTTCGGATAATATCAGACAGGAGCAGTTCGACCGCATGATAGG CCCGGTCGCGTTCCATCCCGCAAGTGTCGTGTTCGACACCCCAAACCACACACAACTCCTCGAAAAGACCGGTGTTCGTCCACTGGTAATGGGCATCCTTGACGAGATGATGGAAATCGCCTCTGCGCAAGGTTGCTCATTCCCCAGCGATTTCCGGGATAAGACGGTCCAAAAAATGATTGCGTTGGACTCTCCAACCACAATGTATTCAGATTTCCAGGGCCGCCGCCCCATGGAGGTGGAGACTTTCCTAGGGTCACCAATCAAGTTGGCAAGCGAGTCTAATGTTCGCGTCCCCCGAATCGAAACCATGTACGCAATGCTACATCACGTCAACATCGCAAACCAGAAGCCCCGGCAGGAGTCTCCACCTGCATCCGTCACGGGTCAACCGCCTCCCCGAATGTCTTCTGCTCCTCCACAGCAGCGACCCATGATGAATGGGGGCCCGCAATCTTTGCGTGGAAGTCGAACACCCTCGGGCGTGGGCATGCCCCCGCAACAAAGACGAGGCCCACCACCTGGCATGATGCCGAGAGGCCCAGGTGGATCGATGCCACCGGCCAACCGAGTTCAGCGCGACCCCTCGCTGGAGGGACTCGAGGAATTCAGCCATTTGGTTCTCTATGACGAACAGGGCGAACCAAGTGTACCGCAACAGAATGGAAATGGACACCCCGAGCCCGCCCCGGGCCCTGTTTCTGAGTTGACGTTACGGGAGCGAGAGCTGGCTCTTCGTCAACGTGAGCTGCAACTGCGCGAACAGGAGATGAACATGCGCCGGCCCCCCCCAGGCCCAGGACGTCGTGGACCGCCTCCCTCCCGGCCTGCTACGGCCtttgacgaagaagatgaggattaTTTCGACCCGATGGATAGCATGGGCATTCCGCACATCGACCCTGACAGTGTCGACATGATGAGCATGACTTCCCGGCGAGGGCGTAAAGGCCTCAGCCATAGCCAGATCCGTAAAAACCCTGAATTTGGTGTAAACACGGGGGGTAGCCGCCCTTCATCAGCCTTCAACCGCTACTTTGGCAGAAAACGCACGAGCGACCGTGTGATGCAAGAAATCCCGGGTCTCCATGATTCATTAATGGACAGTCCCATGATGAGCTACTCCTCCAACCGATATGGAGCCGTGGACCGAAACCAGATGCACGTGGAATCTCGAGCCAATTCCTTAACGGCCAGCCACAAGGGCGACTACCCACCTCGACCCTTCTCACAGAACCGGCGAAACAGCCAGACTCCTGTGCCTCCATTCGGCGGACCCCCGGGACCCCAAGGACCTCCTGGCACAGGAGGCCCGCGGATGAGCCGACCTGGTGGGCCTCACAATGCTCAGCCCTCACCTCCTGGCAACATGCGTACGCCGGCACCGCGGTATCCTCCGGGACAAGGAAACGCGGCAGGGCCGCAGCAAGTTGACCAACACTATGGG CGCGGGGAGTGGTGA
- a CDS encoding Putative DASH complex subunit Hsk3, which produces MPPPPIHRRQESNTTYSRPSTLPGSGNYNTTGTHPFSTNPNTTNTPKYSSNASTPSMSAAKSRQYAHLHSQLAQLNANLADTENLLRMTAVQAADMRFLGGYSGALFMGSAKILGEEGVKGNADKDKRTNSEEGSIKREKSDED; this is translated from the coding sequence ATGCCGCCCCCTCCAATCCATCGCCGCCAAGAATCGAACACCACTTACTCCCGTCCCTCAACCCTCCCAGGAAGCGGAAATTACAACACAACAGGAACCCACCCATTCAGCACAAATCCAAACACTACAAACACCCCCAAGTACAGCTCCAATGCCTCAACCCCTTCTATGTCCGCTGCCAAATCACGGCAATATGCCCACCTCCATTCCCAGCTCGCACAGCTCAACGCCAACCTCGCCGATACGGAGAACCTACTCCGCATGACCGCCGTGCAGGCCGCGGACATGCGTTTTCTAGGTGGATATTCTGGGGCGCTGTTTATGGGCTCTGCGAAGATtctgggggaggagggggttAAGGGAAATGCGGACAAGGATAAGAGGACCAATTCCGAAGAGGGGAGCATCAAGAGGGAGAAGAGTGACGAGGATTGA
- a CDS encoding Histidine phosphatase superfamily, clade-1, translated as MAPRCFIIRHGETEWSLNGRHTSLTDLPLTANGEKRIQATGKALVGDDRLVVPKKLAHVFVSPRARAQRTLELLELGCRGRMPWSEQETPENNEAIRTEAEVEVTEAVREWDYGDYEGLTSKQIREQRAERGEGPWNIWTDGCPGGESPEDVIRRLDALINDIKNKYQRPCFENPDEPKGDVLIVAHGHILRAFAMRWVGKPLTETSLILEAGGIGTLSYEHQNIDEPAIILGGQFVVE; from the exons ATGGCCCCTCGATGCTTTATTATCCGCCACGGCGAGACGGAATGGTCGCTTAATGGCCGACACACCAGTCTCACCGACCTCCCACTGACAGCCAATGGAGAGAAGCGCATTCAAGCTACAGGCAAAGCCCTCGTCGGAGACGACAGACTAGTGGTTCCTAAGAAGCTCGCCCATGT CTTTGTCTCGCCCCGCGCCCGCGCCCAGCGCACTCTAGAGCTCCTCGAGCTTGGCTGTCGCGGACGAATGCCTTGGAGTGAACAAGAGACGCCCGAAAACAATGAGGCAATCCGAACCGAGGCCGAGGTTGAGGTGACCGAGGCAGTTAGAGAGTGGGATTACGGAGACTATGAGGGGTTGACGAGCAAGCAGATCCGCGAGCAGCGGGCTGAGAGGGGCGAGGGGCCGTGGAATATTTGGACCGATGGGTGTCCCGGTGGAGA ATCCCCTGAGGATGTCATTCGCCGCCTCGACGCTTTGATCAATGACATCAAGAACAAATACCAGCGCCCCTGCTTCGAGAACCCGGATGAGCCCAAGGGCGATGTGCTTATTGTCGCACATGGTCATATTCTGCGTGCGTTTGCCATGCGCTGGGTTGGAAAGCCGTTGACGGAAACGTCACTGATTCTTGAGGCTGGCGGGATAGGCACACTCAG TTATGAACACCAAAACATCGATGAGCCAGCGATCATTCTCGGTGGTCAATTCGTGGTGGAGTAA
- a CDS encoding Histidine phosphatase superfamily, clade-1, protein MKLIQPPIFALILLPATITGLSTSPPPIAELQVHRPHWTFDLFHNKHCVGTTVTYAGQGSSGCRSKIENGGAEAFINVSIDPSCKVELFRDKKCSRHAMIEEIKTRTTTKCKPISRKKAAQSFEVSCQ, encoded by the coding sequence ATGAAGCTGATCCAACCACCCATCTTTGCCCTAATCCTCCTCCCAGCAACCATAACCGGCCTTTCCACCTCGCCCCCTCCCATCGCAGAGCTCCAGGTCCATCGGCCTCACTGGACCTTTGACTTGTTTCACAACAAGCACTGCGTTGGCACTACAGTCACCTATGCGGGGCAGGGGTCCTCTGGCTGCCGCAGCAAGATTGAAAACGGGGGTGCGGAGGCTTTCATCAACGTTAGCATCGATCCGAGCTGCAAGGTGGAACTGTTCAGGGACAAGAAGTGTTCACGACATGCGATGATCGAAGAGATCAAGACTCGAACCACTACCAAGTGCAAGCCCATCTCGCGGAAGAAGGCGGCTCAGAGTTTTGAAGTGTCTTGTCAGTGA
- a CDS encoding tRNA (uracil-O(2)-)-methyltransferase, which produces MERRLASRNVSLEWVERSNQDGDSISAHLIQNTYARLKLQYAERLRQNWIEQLESPNQTLEQLSLAACLIELWRSMYGALPATEQEESSKNTLPFPGFVDLACGNGILVCILLMEGYKGLGFDACRRKSWETFPAEIQDCLEERIFIPQPFMDVLELQEIGVKIHTGEFPDKTFIISDHADELTVWTPIMAALSSPSSPLPFFVVPCCSRSLAGSSYRYPPPKEGGPVPKSENGDPAARKVYDAIEQNSQPASGDLRALRAIKIEEKTKTGFLGSMIGSLAAKTMSVAEEIGFDVEKTWLCTPGAINMALIGSRQQVTSEWLKNSYSKDSPTQSDQADTVLKNIIQVVERECFKDGGIQVAANLWVERTKILHQGQGTAHQAN; this is translated from the coding sequence ATGGAACGCCGACTCGCATCTAGAAATGTGAGCTTGGAGTGGGTTGAACGAAGTAATCAAGATGgggacagtatctcggcacATCTCATTCAAAACACATACGCCCGGCTGAAACTCCAGTATGCAGAAAGGTTGCGCCAGAATTGGATTGAACAACTTGAATCGCCCAATCAAACCCTTGAGCAGCTGTCTCTGGCTGCGTGTCTGATTGAATTGTGGAGGAGCATGTACGGCGCTCTACCAGCAACAGAACAAGAAGAATCATCAAAAAATACACTGCCATTCCCAGGGTTCGTGGACCTGGCTTGTGGGAATGGTATCCTCGTGTGTATACTTCTCATGGAAGGATACAAGGGCTTAGGTTTTGACGCCTGCCGTCGAAAGTCCTGGGAGACATTCCCAGCGGAGATACAGGACTGCCTGGAAGAGAGAATCTTCATCCCGCAGCCTTTTATGGATGTATTGGAGTTGCAAGAAATTGGCGTTAAGATACACACCGGCGAATTCCCGGATAAGACATTCATCATATCCGACCATGCAGATGAACTCACGGTATGGACTCCAATAATGGCCGCTTTATCAAGTCCCTCGTCGCCATTGCCATTCTTTGTGGTTCCGTGCTGTTCTCGTTCACTTGCTGGTTCGTCGTATCGCTATCCTCCGCCAAAGGAGGGTGGACCAGTACCAAAGAGTGAGAATGGCGATCCTGCCGCAAGGAAAGTGTATGATGCCATAGAGCAGAATTCACAGCCTGCTTCTGGTGACTTGAGGGCACTTCGTGCAATCAAGATCGAAGAGAAGACTAAGACCGGATTCCTAGGTTCAATGATTGGATCTCTCGCTGCAAAAACAATGAGTGTTGCCGAGGAAATTGGGTTCGATGTTGAGAAGACATGGTTGTGCACTCCGGGGGCCATTAACATGGCGTTGATTGGAAGTCGACAGCAGGTCACAAGCGAGTGGCTAAAGAACTCCTATTCTAAAGATTCTCCAACACAAAGTGACCAAGCAGATACAGTTTTGAAGAATATCATACAAGTAGTTGAGCGTGAGTGCTTCAAAGATGGTGGCATCCAGGTAGCTGCTAATCTTTGGGTTGAACGGACGAAGATTCTTCACCAGGGACAGGGAACAGCGCACCAAGCTAATTAA
- a CDS encoding Magnesium transporter MRS2/LPE10, with protein sequence MLSPRLSAPSASLLRFLRSQSGLPAAPSACTYPKRLVGRDKGFSTGSSPKLSTWTRFDGPHGSEILDTALCSTHYGKLNPTRAMVSSPLAPTQLKFSRRASTKNRPFLRRLFDIKRNKASEYQNQGPTNPGLVDEGTEGMFNIGRSLSAKASNELRIRCTEFDINGDVTLVNGEFRKQELIAKYGLLPRDLRKIDSSTLPHILVRPRAILINLLHLRVLIKADRVLVFDAYGSTDSYMQSLFIYDLEGKLRQKQSQGAAQPSQSLPYEFRALEAVLISVTSGLEEEFNGVRDPVVRVLRALEEDIDRDKLRHLLIYSKKLGTFEQKARLVRDAIDDLLEADDDLAAMYLSERSAGKEREEDDHQEVEMLLESYHKVCDEIVQASGNLVTNIRNTEEVVKAILDANRNSLMLMDLKFSIGTLGLATGTLFSALYGMNLKNFIEESDFGFGGVSVICFALTGLVCVYGLSKLRKLQRVRMWGESGVGCDTFAPLSPKRNALGGNRNNWRADSIEPVWGSLPGEGRPERMRRLKENAAAAAAQATSRNLKSTPANSQAAAQASATASNNARADGKETVYHEGHTKTDA encoded by the exons ATGCTGTCTCCGAGGCTATCTGCGCCTTCTGCCTCTTTATTGCGCTTCCTACGATCACAGTCTGGGCTCCCAGCCGCACCATCAGCATGCACTTATCCGAAGCGTCTTGTCGGCCGCGATAAAGGCTTCTCGACAGGATCATCCCCGAAACTCTCAACCTGGACACGTTTTGATGGTCCTCATGGCTCCGAAATACTTGATACCGCACTTTGCAGCACTCATTATGGAAAATTGAACCCCACTAGAGCAATGGTGTCGTCGCCATTGGCTCCTACGCAGCTGAAATTCTCGCGCCGTGCGTCAACCAAAAACCGACCCTTTCTCCGACGGCTTTTTGATATCAAGCGAAACAAGGCTTCCGAATACCAGAATCAGGGCCCGACTAACCCTGGGCTTGTGGATGAAGGGACGGAGGGCATGTTTAACATTGGCCGAAGCCTATCAGCCAAGGCGTCAAATGAGCTGCGAATTCGATGCACGGAGTTTGATATCAATGGAGATGTCACACTCGTGAATGGAGAGTTCCGAAAGCAGGAGCTGATTGCCAAG TATGGCCTTCTCCCTCGAGATCTACGCAAGATTGATTCGTCGACTCTCCCGCATATTCTCGTGCGACCTAGAGCAATTCTCATCAATCTCTTGCATCTGCGAGTGCTCATCAAAGCGGACCGGGTACTAGTATTCGACGCGTACGGCTCAACAGACTCATACATGCAATCGCTGTTCATCTATGATCTAGAAGGAAAGCTCCGCCAGAAACAATCTCAGGGTGCCGCTCAGCCTAGTCAATCACTGCCGTACGAGTTTCGCGCGCTGGAAGCCGTTCTCATCAGTGTCACGAGCGGACTGGAGGAGGAGTTTAATGGAGTGAGAGATCCCGTTGTGCGGGTCCTTCGTGCGCTCGAGGAGGATATCGACCGAGATAAACTCCGGCACCTCTTGATCTACTCCAAGAAACTAGGTACATTTGAGCAGAAAGCTCGCTTGGTACGAGATGCTATTGACGATCTTCTGGAGGCCGATGACGATCTGGCTGCAATGTACCTATCTGAGAGATCGGCCGGCAAAGAGCGAGAAGAGGATGACCATCAAGAAGTGGAAATGCTTCTAGAGTCATACCACAAAGTGTGCGATGAGATCGTCCAGGCCAGTGGCAATCTGGTGACGAATATTCGCAATACGGAGGAAGT AGTCAAGGCTATTCTCGACGCCAACCGCAACTCGCTCATGCTCATGGATCTCAAATTCAGCATTGGCACACTCGGCCTTGCAACCGGGACACTTTTCTCTGCCCTCTACGGCATGAACTTGAAGAATTTTATTGAAGAATCAGACTTTGGTTTCGGAGGTGTCTCCGTGATCTGCTTTGCGCTGACTGGTCTCGTCTGTGTCTACGGTCTCTCCAAACTGCGCAAGCTTCAGCGGGTCCGCATGTGGGGTGAATCCGGCGTGGGATGCGACACTTTTGCCCCCTTATCCCCAAAGCGCAATGCACTCGGTGGAAATCGCAATAATTGGCGCGCAGATTCAATCGAACCGGTCTGGGGCAGTCTCCCAGGGGAAGGCCGACCTGAGCGCATGAGACGCCTTAAAGAGAATGCAGCTGCGGCTGCGGCTCAAGCTACATCGAGGAACTTGAAATCGACACCTGCCAATTCTCAGGCTGCTGCGCAGGCATCGGCCACGGCCTCCAACAATGCTCGTGCGGATGGAAAAGAGACCGTTTACCATGAGGGCCATACTAAGACTGATGCATGA
- a CDS encoding Proline-rich protein LAS17 yields the protein MPSILSDADKETVKRNVPKPANKILAVAVARLYVAYPDGQKWTYTGIQGAAVLCNDLVGRTFWLKIVDVSPAGRGVIWDQEIYDNFAYNQDRTFFHTFELETCPAGLSFVDEKEAKTFIKKVHEREKHASKETTKTPFASTRGQGPAPVTNGKVGRSLFGSLLHRSSPAPSAPPPTAFAPSIQVAPPPPTLSPSVPPAKPDLPFDTSDPSWKGLLDELKGMGITEDQIAENSEFIKAWIDQKQAAAAESAPPPPPSAPPTPKVASISPQVTGSSSTSRRGPPPPPPSRKTRSEAPEESVSAPPREPSPPARRFNAPPPFADAGKFAEPAGPVPPRRPRAVSNVNVGPGPPPPPRPPKTPMDDSQYQSSHSRFGVPPPFSGDRKVSAPPAPPSRSPAPGGPPPPPPRTASPAAPPQLPPKVPPMTTSTGPPPPPARGPVSPPLPPPPPRPVPAAPSSPAAAPPPPPPRGPVLPPPLPPSAPKHSPSVPPPPPPPPGSAAPGGPLPPPPPGRGGPSMPPPPPPPPPAPVSGAPGGPPPPPPPPGAPGGAPPPPPPPGASGGGVPPPPPPPGGAGPPLPKPAGGHSDLLASIRASGGHGGGGLRKVKETEKKDRSKALMPGAANESSTTSPSAGGNPQGGLAGALQDALNKRKQRVSGSDDENDNDDDW from the exons ATGCCCTCCATTCTCAGTGACGCAGACAAGGAAACTGTCAAGCGGAATGTCCCCAAACCCGCCAACAAGATCCTTGCCGTAGCTGTCGCGCGACTCTACGTTGCCTACCCGGATGGACAGAAATGGACATATACCGGAATTCAAGGAGCTGCTGTCCTCTGCAATGACCTTGTAGGAAGGACGTTTTGGCTGAAAATAGTCGATGTCTCG CCCGCTGGCAGGGGCGTGATCTGGGATCAGGAGATCTATGACAACTTCGCTTACAACCAGGACCGAACCTTCTTTCACACATTTGAACTTGAAACCTGTCCCGCCGGCCTGTCCTTTGTCGACGAAAAGGAGGCCAAGACCTTTATCAAGAAGGTGCATGAGCGCGAGAAACATGCAAGTAAAGAGACCACCAAGACTCCTTTTGCATCTACTCGAGGCCAGGGACCTGCTCCTGTTACCAATGGTAAAGTAGGACGGTCCTTGTTTGGCAGCTTGTTGCATCGTTCGAGCCCAGCTCCAAGTGCACCACCGCCGACAGCATTTGCGCCTTCAATTCAGGTTGCTCCTCCGCCTCCGACGCTATCCCCAAGTGTACCACCAGCCAAGCCAGATTTACCATTTGATACGAGTGACCCTTCTTGGAAAGGACTGCTGGATGAGCTTAAGGGGATGGGAATTACCGAGGACCAAATCGCCGAGAATTCCGAATTCATCAAAGCTTGGATTGACCAGAAGCAGGCAGCGGCGGCCGAGTCTGCTCCTCCACCGCCACCTTCTGCACCTCCCACTCCGAAAGTAGCCTCGATCAGTCCCCAAGTCACGGGTTCCAGCTCGACAAGCAGAAGGGgaccgccgccgccgcctcCGTCACGGAAAACACGATCTGAAGCACCAGAAGAATCGGTTTCTGCCCCCCCTCGTGAGCCATCTCCGCCTGCGCGGAGATTCAATGCGCCGCCTCCATTTGCAGATGCAGGAAAATTCGCAGAGCCCGCCGGCCCTGTACCTCCGCGGCGTCCACGCGCAGTTTCGAACGTCAATGTTGGGCCTGGGCCTCCACCGCCCCCACGGCCACCAAAGACACCAATGGATGATAGCCAATACCAATCAAGCCACTCGCGATTTGGGGTACCACCGCCTTTCTCTGGTGACCGCAAGGTGTCTGCGCCCCCGGCACCCCCCAGCCGTAGCCCTGCACCAGGTGGCCCTCCCCCTCCGCCGCCTCGCACAGCAAGCCCGGCAGCACCACCCCAACTGCCTCCTAAAGTGCCGCCCATGACTACTTCAACTGGacctcctcctccgcccGCCAGAGGCCCTGTTTCGCCCCCACTTCCACCCCCACCGCCTCGACCCGTGCCAGCTGCACCGTCTTCTCCTGCAGcagctcctcctcctccacccCCAAGAGGACCAGTATTgcctccccccctccccccctcgGCACCTAAGCATTCTCCTAGCGTCCCACCTCCCCCGCCTCCGCCGCCTGGTTCTGCAGCACCCGGTGGCCCCCTGCCCCCTCCGCCTCCGGGCCGGGGTGGCCCCTCAAtgcctccacctccacctccccctcctcctGCACCTGTTTCTGGGGCACCAGGTGgaccaccaccgccgcctCCACCGCCCGGAGCACCTGGAGGtgctcctcctccgcctcctccgcCTGGAGCATCTGGAGGTGGTGtccctcctccgcctccaccCCCTGGTGGTGCTGGACCACCTTTGCCAAAGCCCGCCGGTGGGCACAGCGATCTGCTAGCGTCCATCCGAGCTTCTGGTGGCCATGGAGGCGGAGGCTTGCGCAAGGTCAAGGAAACTGAAAAGAAAGATCGAAGTAAAGCCTTGATGCCCGGTGCAGCCAACGAGTCCTCGACCACAAGCCCCAGTGCAGGAGGCAACCCGCAAGGTGGTTTGGCCGGCGCATTACAAGACGCTCTCAACAAGCGAAAACAGAGAGTCAGCGGAAGCG ATGACGAGAATGACAACGACGACGATTGGTGA